The Malus sylvestris chromosome 8, drMalSylv7.2, whole genome shotgun sequence genomic interval TCAGAGCCAACCTGAAGGACTGAATGAAAAGACCTAGCCAAGACCCGGCCACTAACAGCAGCAAGCAGAAATCTTCCCTGTTTAGGGAAAAGGCAGTCATCCTCGGAtggaaataacattttttttatttcttgcaTAGTTCAAACAATTGAAGAGTGCATAATGCATGAGCACATATTTCTCTCATGGCCTGGACCTCCCAAAAATTTAATGTTTTTCCAGTGAACTTTACGGACAACAATTTCTGATAATGTAATGACATACTGAAAATGACAAGATACTAACAATCTGACTTGTAACATTTTCTTGTTAAATTTAATAGAGAGAAAGATCTTTCTATCTAAAACATTATTTGATAAATATAGAAAGTAATAAGAATACCAAAACATAAGCGACGAAAATTCTAAACAACTCACATTTGCATCTTCTGAGTGAAGATTAAATTGGGGCTCAATAACATTCACCATGAAATGACGAGTCCCCTCCTCCTCAGAATCATTTGTGTCTCTATTCTTTGCTACAATCATGGGAAACAAATGCCACTTAGCAGAAATTTTGGTctataaaacaaattaatgtCCATGACATTCATCACAATATAGTTaacaatatttatttaaaaagtcctgttcccttttgtttttttccctataaaaacaaaaagaaaagctcAGGAAATCCAAAAGTACACTTCTAAAAACAAGTTTAACACATTCGCATATTGGacataaaaatataagtaaTTCAGATTTCATGGGGTGGAAAATTTACCAACTACAGCAGATGACGAGTTCCCAACCACAACAGATGGAGAGTTACCAGATGTCGCTGATGATGAGTTCCCAACTGCAACAGATGATGAGTTCTCGGTGGCTGATGATGAGTTTTCTAATTTAACGGGATGTGCTGGAGATGAAAGTGAACCAGAGGTCTCTGCATGCTCGACGGAAGAGGAAGTAACACCATGGCTGGTAGTAGAGGGTTTAGAGTTACCATCTTGTTGCATTTCACCACCAGTATGTGCCTGGTTCTCCTCGTGTAATTTCCTTTGGGCATACTGCCTAGAAGGAGAAGGTTTGGATGGCTGAAATGCTTTGGATAAACCACCAACAAAAGACCAAACAGCATCTCTATTCTCAATAGTCCACAGAAGCTTTAGCCCATAAACAAATATACGCTGACAATTGTCAGCTATTACCACATTGTATCCATCATCATCACTATGATCAGACCGTGTATGCTCATCACTCTCACTCCCATTTTCAAACTCAGACCTCACATATGTCATCTCAAGATTTTTTCTTCCAGCCTCTTGCCAAGCTAATAACCTGGCTGGGTCAGCTTTTGGCGCCTGCCTTCTTATTGTGAAATAATCAGATGACAATAGAAATCCATCATCACGATGCTTCTCTGTGCAACTACTCACATAGTTACTTTTCTCATTGGGACCTCTATCCGTAGATGCAGATTGTGAATTTTTTATTGTCATTTGAACCACTTTTGCAACACTAgtactttcttttttatttaaaaatgccTTAGGCATATGAAGGTCAAAACCCTGGTAAACAAGATCAAGAGGCTCACGCTTGCATTCAAAAGTATACTTTTGCTTACCACGACTATAACACATTTCACATTTGAGCTTAGTCATATTAAATGTCAGTCCCTTAGCTGGATCATCATCATCTAGCGGCATATGTTTTAAACATGTAGGTGCAGCATCAATGCGGAGCATAAATTCTGTCATTACTCTGTCCAATGACAAGTTACCAGATCTAGGAACTCTTGGAACTCCAAAACGAGGCCAACGAGCAAAGGACCGCAATTTGTGAGGAGGAAGATAATTCATGTTCCAAAACTTTATCAACCATGCTAGATCATGAGCGCCAACATTTAGTGTCGGTGAAAGAACGGAAACATTGTCATCTTTATGAGGAGGACCATAAACAGTTCCATCTACATCACCATTACCTGCCTCGGTAGAAAAAGTGCTTTGCTTTTCAAGTGGAGAGGGCCTAAGAGAAAAGGTCCAGCGAAGGGATAGAGAGGTGGATCTGTATGGATCAAAAACCTTATCACGAGGTCTTCCTTCAGCAGGAAGTGCAAACAAATAATGATTCATGGGATTTCCAGATTCACATTCCCAACCTAATGTAACTTCAACTGTAAAGGCTGGAGCCTCTAGCAATGGACCGGATACACCTTTAGGAAGTTTTAAACCACGATTATTTGCCAAACTCTCCAAACTGCTTAAGAAAATCTTGAAAGCATTTGCTGATACATAAATACGGCCATCAGACTGCTGAATCTCCATAGAACCAGTTATTATTTGAAGTTTGTCAAGCTTTTCATAAGGATCGGTAGTCGCTAGTATATTAAATTTGGCTTCTGAAAATAATAAGGTGATGTTTCCATGAATATAATTTCTCATATCATCCCACCATGGTAAGCTCTTTTCCTTTTTGGGAGGAGTGGGAAGTGGATTAGGGTTCCTAACAGATAGATTAGCCCTGCGAAGGGCCACAGAAAAAGCATAAGTGACATCAGCAAAAGCAGGTTCATACCCCACCCCAAAGGACACTTCAGCTTTCTGAAAATGTAAGGATAAATCTGTAAATGTTTTCATAGGTGGAGTTGTGCCACTAGCCGAACGAAGCATGTTCACCTTTCTCCATCTCCCAATATAGACTTCTTTGTATACTTGAGGCTGAAAACTTGTTGCCTGATCCAAAGAAATAATTTCCAATTATACAGCATACGCGCACAAGTTTTGCATGTAAGGACATGAAAAAATCACATCAAGACCCAAATAATCAATCATGATATACATACAAAGGTTTGATACACTTTCAAATATCACTACAGGGTCTGATCACAGAAGACAGAAGAATGGTTTTTCATTTTGACAAGAAGAAGAACCTGGGAGTCATTTTATCCAGGAAAAGAAAAGGTGAAGGATATTCAGCACCTTTTGATGAATGATATTGCTAGGGTCTCTAGGCaattatttttcattagttttcactCTCTTTTTTCGGCCTTGGGCCTCAACTGGACCCCAACAAAAGGTGAAATACAGGCAATGCGTACAAGCAGTCTACAGAAGATATTAAGGCAGCTTATGTGAGCAAATCCAAAACAAGTATTTTAACCTAAGAAATATGCACACAAACTCCGTTTCTTTATTGTCCTTTAGCTATAAAAAAATGTCTCCTTTTcagaaaagggaaaaagaaatatGCTACTTAAAAAACAGGAAGGACCAGGTCATCTAAACCCCACAATGTCCTCTAAGACTTTTTATGTCAGCATGCATGCACATAGCAATAGATGCAAGTATTTAGTCCTTAATTATCCAAGAAGATGGATTGTATGAAATCAAATAAACTTATAATTCCACTTCACAAACAATATTCTTAGCGCATGACCAAAAGGAGATGCATTGATAAAAGGTGGGTAATATCCCCGCATTTGACATTTTACAAGAAATTTACACTGGTTCTTGTCCAAAGAGTGGGGACAACATTACTGACTACTTCAACATGACTAAATGAAATGGCATATTGGCACATTAACTAGCTCTTTAACTTTTTTTGAACCATATAATCACTAATCGACAATCACAATTGACGACTTGATGTTGGACCAGAAAAACCACTTTGAAAGTGTTGGTTAACCCAAAGGAATGATCTTTCCACATAGTAGATTATTTAAGCTGTAGAAAATTAGTAAATCTTTACTTTTATTTCATAAAGAGACATTACTAAAAAGAAAAGAGGAGAAATTAAGCTGGAGGATATGAGTATTTCTTCAGCTACTTTGTCAAACTATCTGACCAAACGTCAAGTTTTGCAGCACAGACGTTCATCACTTGCATTTCcagttttgttcttttttttcttctttttttttcttatcatgGTAGGCTTGGCCAACAGAAAATAATTGGAAAAAACCAATGTTCCTGTAATCAAGAGGCGTCTAacgattttctttcttttaatattttctgcCCAAAAATAGCAACTGGCAAAGCAAATTTACATATGCTAAACCCAAGAAATCAAAAGAAGGGTAACAAACGGAATGTCACTTTGCAAATTACCTGCTGTGCAAGTACAAGACGACCTTCACATTTACCAGAAGTACCACACAAAAGAGGAGATGCATAATCACGTAGCTGAACGACCAGAGAACCTGCGTGCAAGAGAATATTACTCCCATATAGTCGAGAAAATGGTATATCATTTTCACAACAAACCGGATCTAGCGTCTTTATGACCTCTATCATCCCATCATCTCCACCATCAATCCTTGTCAAGGTTACATCTAAGTCTCTTGCTGTTATGGAAAGAAGAGAAGTCCTAGAAGTACTTGGCTTAAAACCAGACTGAAACCCTTCCCTACAGGCACCTGAACCTTCAGATGGTGCTAGATTTTTGCATGCCCTGTAATAAGATTTGAATGATTGTTTATAAATTTCTCCTTTCATCTCATTAACTGCTGATGGATCTTGTACATCAATCTCAACTCCATTAAAGAAAGTTTTTCTTCCTTGAGTAGAATCTACTGTTTCGGTTGTTTTAGGAATCTGGTTGGCTTTGGAAACAAATTCATCAAGAAACTTCAACCTAACAGCTAACTCAGATGCCTCATTCTTCATCAGCTGATAATGTTCATCAAGCCAACCTTGCAGCGGCTCTTCTTCAATATCAGCAGTTAACTTTCGTATGCCAAACTTTAAACAGCCAACTTTCATTGAACCAGGCTTCTTAGGTTTTGAGGTATCTTTCTTCGTGGGAAAGATGAGGCTAGTTCTAGCAGCACTTACAAGCTTCAAAGCACGCAACATTTCTTCAACAGAATCATCAATGGCGCGCAATTCTAACCTATATGGCAAGCAAATATGAACATCAAGGCCTTGAATTACCCAATCCCATGTTGTAGCTACAGGTGTTTTTGCGTCGGAAGGGCATGAGGCACTAGGAACACGTGAAATTTGCATCCGGCTACTTTTTAATACTCTGGACCCATTAAAACTAAGCATAAGCCCTTCAAGAAGTACACCTATACGGGCATTCTCAGAAAAAATTGATTGTACCTGAACCATTGCATCAACCCCATCACCAGCCTCAGCAAATATGGACAGCATTTCCACATCTACAGCAAAAATAGATTCCCTCTTCTTGGGCTTGTCTAAATTCACTGGTTCTGCAATGACTTCTTTTTTCTGGTCAGAACCTTTCATGCCAGGGGCATCTTCACTACCATGTCTCTGAAGCTTCTGATTATGTACAAGTAACTTCAACTGTAGTCCAAGTTCAACTAGTGATAATTGTACATCAGGTTCCCACCTAACTGTAATATCAGTAGCACTGAAAAGAGAGCAAACAGCAACCTCTTTCAGACCACCAGAACGCCGTACAAATTTGGAATTCTGGATGTCAAACAAAGCCACTTTCGTTTCCGGTTTATCTTCCTCCAAGTGGTCCTGATAGATAGATCTGGCTCTTTCAAGTTCAATCTGTGTGGATTGTTTCTCCTTGTTCACGCGCAAACTTAAATGGAAGATGTCAAGAGAAATGGAATACCTCAGTTTCTTGCGTTCATCAGATGTTGTGGACATTATGTCTGCAACCCGGGGTGTGCCATCATCTGAGGTACTTATTACAACTCGACCACCTTGTGATCCATAGTTCACACGCTTAGGATCTGCAACAACAGTATTTTCTAAGCCTGCCTCACCACAAAATTTCACAGAACATCGTTCAAGATTTAACTTCAACAGCTGAGTCCCTTTCCCTGATGGTTTGGACGGACGCCCTCGGCTTTGTGATGCTCTTCTTTCAGAAGAAGACAAAGTTTTCAAAAGTGCTTGAAAGGACATTGCAGTTGATATAAGCGACTCAACACGCTTGAATGTAAAAAACACACCCATACCAGTCACATCAACAGATAAAACCAATTTACATTTCGGACCGTCTTCTTTGGATGATTCCATGTCCTTTTTGCCCCAGTCCAGACTAACCTTTCCAACATTAATTATAGAACCCGAATTTGATTCTACACCAAAAAGGCTCTCTTTCAAGCATTCTTGGTATTCATCTGCCATGTGCAAATTTAGCTCACCAAGTTCCATATGTACAGTGGTTCCCGTATTTGATATGTTATTCGCAAATATGTGCGATGATTGAGAGCAACCCTACACCAGAAACTCAAATGTTATGACTTGTaattcataattttatttttgaactaaaaaaaaaaaaaaagattaacggGAATAGGAATACATGATTAATGACAAATAAAGAAGCTGAAGCTAAAGAAGAGCAAGAGACACAATGGCTACTTCACCGGACAGTGAAAATTAGACGGCAAATCAACAAAAACAGAGCTCTATCACCTACATATATGCAAATGGTTTACATTATAATATGACTAAATATTAATTGCTTAAGAACTTAGAAGTGCACTTGGGAGAGAATGGTACTACAATGTTGTTTTCTTTGATCTAATACAACTTTTttcttaatcaaaacagaaGGCCCTACTATGTATGACCTGCTGAGGGGTTTTAATATACACCACACTTTTACTCATTTTAAAGGAAATAGAATAAAAACCACTCTGAATTTTTGCAATGGCGAATGGATGGTTTCATATCCTTTCACCTATGAGTTCCCCATGTACATAAAATGATATTCAAGCAAGGACAAGAAGAGCGCTCAAAACTCTACAAATATCAGGAAATTCTAATAATAACCCATTTGCTTACTACACCTCTCATCTCCTTTAACAAATTAAAGATTTGCTCGATAACCAACCTAATCCCAAATGCCCCCAATTTGTATAAGGGATACTGATCCTTTTGGATTAGATCATGCCCCCAGGGTTAGATTGCTGGCTTCCCTTTGTCTCCTTGTCAAAGCACGCAAGGGATGTTTCTTTTAATTTGATCCATGTGTATTGGTCTGCCATTTTAGTCTAAGTGGGTCTATTTTCTCTAAGTCCGGAGTGGGGTTTGAGGgatgtttgaaaaatcactGCTTTTTAGGCGTTCGTTTCCAACGgtcttttcattttattttgtatttctcCTTTGCCCCTCCAATAAAAAGATTGGATTCTTAGGTCTTATCACACAAATAGCTACAACATCCTTTTACTCACTAAACCAACCTATGTAAACTTTTTACTCATTATATCcctcataactctcaaaactcTTAACTATGAAGACATGAAAGCCACTGCCATCACAGCCCACCGCTGATCCACCGGGTCACTGGACTTGAAGAGCTACCACACATTTCATGAGACCTGCTCACCCACTCCCACATGACCACACATCTAAGCTTTTAGAAGCACCTTTTTGAATTTCATCTTCAGCGAAGACCTAGGGTGAATCTTAAATCTAAGCTCATTTGTGGTTTCTGTAACTATTTTCATTGCTTATGATCTTTTTTGGCCTTTGTCTGTTATGATTTATGTTGGAAAACATACTCCGTGTGTGATTTAAAATCATTTAATGGATTCAAGGTTTTTCAAACATCAAACACCCCTCCATGGCCCTTTTCCAGAGTGGCAACTAATAACTGAGTGGTATGTGATCAAATACGGGAAAATGAATAGAATTTACCCTAAATGATTTTAGGAAAGTTAAATCTAGAATGCACTTACATAAATTCACTACCACTGTAATCACTTGTTTGGTACCCCCACAGATTTTCCTCAAAATGTCTAATAAAATCACTCAAACTTATGGAAGTGCTGTTTAAGCATCTCTCCCACCGCAGTCATCATAACTGGGAAAGAAACTGTTGCGCATCACACATACCCTAATCATATAATATGAATCTACGAGGAATGGAGATGTGGGAAACTGTACCAGAATTGCTGCCCTGAACTTTCTTATGATTTGATACATTCCTGCTTTTATATTGTCTTTTCCTATGgtaaaatttgcataaaatgCTTGATAATTTATATAACTCAATTTGGCAAAATAAATGCCTTTCAGTGTTTGTTGTTCCTGGTTGGCTCTATAAATTTCACATTAGATAATTATATAACAGAAAAAAACTGATATTGTACAGGAAAATTTCACTTTTTCCAAAGTTTCTTACATGCACAGACAAGAATATCTTACTCTTTATACTTTTCCTGATTTTTATAACTAATTTTATATCATTGATTTCGATCCCATGGCTTGCACATATGGGTAAATGCCCTCTGGGCACAATTTTTTGATAAATTtacacataaataaaaaaacacaaaaatataaGTTGTTCAGTGTAACCTCAAAAATATGATAGTGCTAACAGAGAGTCGTATCACTTACATGATACAATGGCAACCCACTGATGCTATAAACCACAATAGTCATCTCAGGGGCTGAAACAGTACATGTCCACATGATGGCTTTGGTATCATCGGTTGGCGGTGGCTTGTCAAGAGTGGAAGTTCCCTCCCGAAGCACCATTCGTTTCTTTTTTGAGAAGTGGAGGCGCAACCATGGCTTTAATCTATTCATTATAACGTTGCATTGTGTACCTCCAAGCTTTACATCCATTTCAGCTCTGACAGGCAAGGTTGGCTGAAAAGTTAAAAGAGTTCCAAGTCAATAAATGACCCCCACCACATCAAAAATGCAGTGCCTGTTTCCAATGAAATATTGCATAGGGAATTCCATGGGAAATTCCAGATTTGattcttttcaaaaaaatatatatacatcgCATGGGAAATTCTAGATTTGTTGGAATGGACTGTAGCAGTGGCCCATGGATCTTATCATGTGCTTCGTTGCTTTTAGAAACattgttttcatttatttagAGACTATGTCCTcagtttctttctttattttcatCATATAAATACATTCCATATTAAACATGGAAAGCACTACTAGTAAGTATAAACCACAAACCTTCAGTGAAAAACCACAATCAAATAATCCTTGAATAGTGCTAAATCAATGATCCATCAATATATTCTTCtcaacaaaacataaaaaaaaacaatccatCAATATATTCAGTATCAAAATTAACTGTACATGATGATATGTTTAATTGGATATATTTACCCAACGTATGCAAGAAGTATAAAATATAAGCAGAAGGAAGAGATTAACTTTTAGGAGACACAGGTTGAACAACTTAAACTAAAAAAACTTACCTGTACTGGAATGTAAAAGAATGATGCAACATCAACTTTCAGTATCTCCAAAACAGAAATGCCAGCTTCTCTAAGCAActgaaacataatgtcaaaATCATCATCGAGAATAGACCAATATGCAACGAATGTGAAAAGTAAAACACTAAAATCATATTAACAGTGTCAAAGTTACATTCATACATGAATCTCACTGAAATCCAATTGAACATCAAGGCGTGTAGTCTCCCCCACATCTTCACTGGATTGTGATTTGGTGCTTTTTAATTGGATACCCATTATGTTATTCTCGACAGAAAAATCATATTCCCGATGCACAAATCTCACGTCCAGTTTTGGTAAACTGAAGGAAACCTATCAAAGAAGTAAAATATTAATTCTTATAAGGAACAATTTAATAAAAGAGAAGTTACACAAGTGGATGAACCAGACGTTGATGAAAGCACATAAACAAGAACAAGGAAAGATTCAATTGTAAATAATTGCATGATACTTAATATGATTCAAGAGGTTGACATGGAAAATGAATTGCTAATATCATCACATTCAGTGCAACAACTCTGAGTAATAGATATAGGGTAGAAAGATGCAAGAGAAGCTGTCAGAAGGAAATCACATTAGAGTCCGGTGACAAGCAAAACATGGCATAAAATAAAGGTTGGTCAGAGTTTTAAAATAATCTATAGCCCACTCACTCTACTTCAAAATAGGCACAAAAAAGTTCATGACTCCTCTACCCTTTATGACTCTTTCTGGACAGGGGAGATATCCTCCAAGGCACACTTCTGGCACTAGTTTAAACTTGTTTCAGCCTCTTAATACTGTACCCTAAATTACTGCTATCACATAACTATTCGGGATTTCACCTGACTGGTAAGGATAAAGGAACAGCCTGGGATATGGGTAGGTGTTAGTCCAAATCTTGGTAGGAGAAAATCTATACCATCATATCGCATGTAATTACACATACGTATAGTCCAACAACTAATTCTTTGAAAATCTGACAATAAACCTTGATGCTCAAGTAATTTCTTTGATGCCTGTGCAATTAAATTGaagtgtgtgtgcgtgtgtctttggagtttcatattttttaggaaattatttatcaaaaagaaaagaaaacatctACAAAAATGAACATGGTATCAAAACCAACTGTGCAATCATAACTTACATTCACTAAAAAGGAATATCCCAAAATTCTTAAATAAAGATGCCCAATATAAAGAATATAATTCTGTCTAGAAGAAAACACTTAAGAAAATTCATGTTTAAAGGAATCTGAACAGAAAGAAAATGGCATTAGTAAAATTATGACAAACTGAAGGGGGGAAGAGACAGACAGATCATGTTGAAAGCCATATTAGTTGACAAACCTTTTCTGGAAATAGAGAGGTGTACTTTGAGAGTGCAACAAtcatttgttgttttttgtgtggcTTTTTAGAAGCAACAGAATCAGTAGAGGACCCTAGAACGTTATCAGGTTGAAAAGAAGTTTGTGATGAACTTTTGCTTTTTGAAAGCAACTCCTCATTTAGGTTCACAGTAATCTCTCCACAGGCAATGTCCACATTCTTGATCATTACACCGACTTCcctacatccaaatcaagtgaATAAAAAGATATTAGCTGGTTTACCTTGCCTTATcattggaaattaaaaattaaaaataaaaaaaatctaatgatAGAAGAGACACAAAAAGTAATATAAGAATGAAAGTCTCATACTCAAGAAATCATATGCCACATTAAAAGCAATTAACTATGCTTTTGCATCTACAGAAAGAAACATATTTCTCCAAAGAT includes:
- the LOC126632265 gene encoding protein SABRE-like isoform X17; the protein is MTMAASPVNFLFCFLVICITLWLLFMLLAWILSRVVGASIRFRFGGWKCIRDLVVEFKKMPKASIEVKELKVDMSKDGASKQNLIVKLQISPIVVLRSDPRVSCDLSNFSTGGSISASQSSSSMMERTSALFICEDFILSCEFGYDREVGVMIKNVDIACGEITVNLNEEMLSKSKSSSQTSSQPDNFLGSATDSVASKKPHKKQQMIVALSKYTSLFPEKVSFSLPKLDVRFAHREYDFSVENNIMGIQLKSTKSQSSEDVGETTRLDVQLDFSEIHLLREAGISVLEILKVDVVSLFYIPVQPTLPVRAEMDVKLGGTQCNVIMNRLKPWLRLHFSKKKRMVLREGTSTLDKPPPTDDTKAIMWTCTVSAPEMTIVVYSISGLPLYHGCSQSSHIFANNISNTGTTVHMELGELNLHMADEYQECLKESLFGVESNSGSIINVGKVSLDWGKKDMESSKEDGPKCKLVLSVDVTGMGVFFTFKRVESLISTAMSFQALLKTLSSSERRASQSRGRPSKPSGKGTQLLKLNLERCSVKFCGEAGLENTVVADPKRVNYGSQGGRVVISTSDDGTPRVADIMSTTSDERKKLRYSISLDIFHLSLRVNKEKQSTQIELERARSIYQDHLEEDKPETKVALFDIQNSKFVRRSGGLKEVAVCSLFSATDITVRWEPDVQLSLVELGLQLKLLVHNQKLQRHGSEDAPGMKGSDQKKEVIAEPVNLDKPKKRESIFAVDVEMLSIFAEAGDGVDAMVQVQSIFSENARIGVLLEGLMLSFNGSRVLKSSRMQISRVPSASCPSDAKTPVATTWDWVIQGLDVHICLPYRLELRAIDDSVEEMLRALKLVSAARTSLIFPTKKDTSKPKKPGSMKVGCLKFGIRKLTADIEEEPLQGWLDEHYQLMKNEASELAVRLKFLDEFVSKANQIPKTTETVDSTQGRKTFFNGVEIDVQDPSAVNEMKGEIYKQSFKSYYRACKNLAPSEGSGACREGFQSGFKPSTSRTSLLSITARDLDVTLTRIDGGDDGMIEVIKTLDPVCCENDIPFSRLYGSNILLHAGSLVVQLRDYASPLLCGTSGKCEGRLVLAQQATSFQPQVYKEVYIGRWRKVNMLRSASGTTPPMKTFTDLSLHFQKAEVSFGVGYEPAFADVTYAFSVALRRANLSVRNPNPLPTPPKKEKSLPWWDDMRNYIHGNITLLFSEAKFNILATTDPYEKLDKLQIITGSMEIQQSDGRIYVSANAFKIFLSSLESLANNRGLKLPKGVSGPLLEAPAFTVEVTLGWECESGNPMNHYLFALPAEGRPRDKVFDPYRSTSLSLRWTFSLRPSPLEKQSTFSTEAGNGDVDGTVYGPPHKDDNVSVLSPTLNVGAHDLAWLIKFWNMNYLPPHKLRSFARWPRFGVPRVPRSGNLSLDRVMTEFMLRIDAAPTCLKHMPLDDDDPAKGLTFNMTKLKCEMCYSRGKQKYTFECKREPLDLVYQGFDLHMPKAFLNKKESTSVAKVVQMTIKNSQSASTDRGPNEKSNYVSSCTEKHRDDGFLLSSDYFTIRRQAPKADPARLLAWQEAGRKNLEMTYVRSEFENGSESDEHTRSDHSDDDGYNVVIADNCQRIFVYGLKLLWTIENRDAVWSFVGGLSKAFQPSKPSPSRQYAQRKLHEENQAHTGGEMQQDGNSKPSTTSHGVTSSSVEHAETSGSLSSPAHPVKLENSSSATENSSSVAVGNSSSATSGNSPSVVVGNSSSAVVAKNRDTNDSEEEGTRHFMVNVIEPQFNLHSEDANGRFLLAAVSGRVLARSFHSVLQVGSEMLEQALGTGNVNIPECEPEMTWKRMEFSVMLEHVQAHVAPTDVDPGAGLQWLPKIRRSSPKVKRTGALLERVFMPCDMYFRYTRHKGGTPELKVKPLKELTFNSRNITATMTSRQFQVMLDVLTNLLFARLPKPRKSSLSLPAEDDEDVEEEADEVVPDGVEEVELAKVDLEQKEREQKLVLGDIRKLSLRCDTTGDLYPEKEGDLWMINCTRSTLVQGLKRELVNSKKSRKASYASLRMALHKAAQLRLMEKEKNKSPSYAMRISLQINKVVWSMIVDGKSFAEAEINDMIYDFDRDYKDVGVAQFTTKNFVVRNCLPNAKSDMLLSAWNPPTEWEKKVLLRVDAKQGAPKDGNSSLERFQVEIYPLKIHLTEAMYRMMWGYLFPEEEQDSQRRQEVWKVSTTAGAKRVKKGSLVPEISALSGQTNKESEASSKASASAPATSQSSVHADPVQESKLQNLKTTVGGSPTRELRRTSSFDRSWEDTVAESVATELVLQSITGPLGSIEPDESSKNKLKDPKAVKSGRSSHEEKKVTKSQEEKRSRPRKMMEFHNIKISQVELCVTYEGSRFVVNDLKLLMDTFHRVEFTGTWRRLFSRVKKHIIWGVLKSVTGMQGKKFKDKANSQREPSGSGVPDSDLNFSDNEGQPEQPDQNPIPFLKRPSDGAGDGFVTSIRGLFNTQRRKAKAFVLRTMRGEAENDFQGDWSESDAEFSPFARQLTITKAKRLIRRHTKKFRSRKGSSSQQRDSLASSPRETTAFESDSSSGSSPYEDFNEGNILSSREVP